One window from the genome of Eleginops maclovinus isolate JMC-PN-2008 ecotype Puerto Natales chromosome 15, JC_Emac_rtc_rv5, whole genome shotgun sequence encodes:
- the LOC134876594 gene encoding heme transporter FLVCR2-like isoform X1 translates to MTEKQPLGDTKPNDDDTKGDLVKQEGGDAVLQAEDPGQLDGHGAVQPTGLYKRRWMIVLLFSSYSLCNSFQWIQYGIINNIFMKFYSVDAFTIDWMSMIYMLTYIPFIFPVTWLLDKKGLRVIALVATALNCAGTWIKVASVKPNLFPVTFLGQFCCSFAQVFILGMPSRIASVWFGSEEVSTACSIGVFGNQLGIAIGFLVPPILVPNVDDMDELAHHISIMFYITAAVATLLFILVIIVFQERPKLPPTQAQATARSIPPEQYSYTASVLRLLRNRPFILLIITYGLNVGCFYAVGTLLNRMIIEHYPGEEVNAGRIGLTIVIAGMVGSLICGIWLDKTKTYKQTTFAVYFMSLVGMIIYAATLSLGHLWVVFITAGALGFFMTGYLPLGFEFAVELTYPESEGTSSGLLNCSAQVFGIIFTISQGKIIDSFGTLAGNIFLCVFLLIGTVMTGLIKSDLRRQNANLLAKAAAAKQMSGQDNGTTTLISNQQPPPSQP, encoded by the exons ATGACCGAGAAACAACCTTTAGGAGACACCAAACCAAACGACGATGATACCAAGGGAGACCTTGTCAAACAGGAGGGGGGTGACGCGGTGCTGCAAGCCGAAGACCCAGGTCAGCTGGACGGTCATGGAGCCGTGCAACCCACCGGTCTGTACAAACGACGCTGGATGATCGTCCTTCTGTTCAGCTCATATTCACTGTGCAACTCTTTTCAATGGATACAGTACGGCATCATCAACAACATCTTTATGAAGTTCTACAGCGTGGATGCCTTCACCATAGACTGGATGTCCATGATCTACATGCTGACATACATTCCCTTCATCTTCCCGGTGACCTGGCTCCTGGACAAAAAGGGGCTCCGGGTCATCGCGCTGGTGGCCACCGCGCTTAACTGTGCAGGCACGTGGATCAAAGTGGCCAGCGTCAAACCCAACCTGTTCCCCGTCACCTTTCTGGGACAGTTCTGCTGCTCGTTTGCGCAGGTGTTTATCCTCGGTATGCCGTCGAGGATCGCTTCTGTGTGGTTCGGCTCAGAGGAAGTGTCCACGGCCTGCTCCATCGGAGTCTTCGGGAATCAG CTGGGTATTGCCATCGGGTTCCTTGTGCCTCCTATCCTGGTTCCGAATGTGGACGACATGGACGAGCTGGCTCACCATATCAGCATTATGTTCTACATCACAGCAGCAGTGGCTACCTTACTCTTCATCCTCGTGATCATTG TCTTCCAGGAGCGTCCTAAACTTCCTCCGACTCAGGCCCAGGCCACAGCTCGAAGCATCCCACCTGAGCAGTACTCGTACACGGCTTCTGTCCTCAGGCTGCTCCGCAACCGGcccttcatcctcctcatcatcacatACG GTTTGAATGTTGGATGTTTCTATGCTGTCGGCACCCTGCTAAACCGCATGATCATTGAGCATTACCCT GGAGAAGAGGTGAATGCTGGGAGAATAGGCCTCACCATTGTCATTGCGGGGATGGTTGGCTCCCTGATTTGTGGCATTTGGCTGGACAAAACTAAAACCTACAA ACAGACAACCTTTGCTGTGTACTTCATGTCTCTGGTGGGGATGATCATCTATGCTGCTACACTCAGTCTGGGACACCTCTGGGTGGTCTTCATCACTGCTGGAGCTCTCGg GTTCTTCATGACTGGCTACCTGCCGCTGGGCTTTGAGTTTGCGGTCGAGCTGACATACCCAGAGTCCGAGGGAACCTCATCCGGACTCCTCAACTGTTCAGCACAG GTGTTTGGCATTATTTTCACCATCAGCCAGGGGAAGATCATCGACAGCTTCGGCACTCTGGCAGGAAacatcttcctctgtgtttttcttctaatCGGCACAGTGATGACTG GCCTAATCAAGTCTGATCTGCGGAGACAAAATGCAAACCTGTTGGCCAAAGCAGCA GCGGCGAAGCAGATGTCAGGACAAGACAACGGAACCACAACGCTAATCTCCAATCAACAGCCCCCTCCTTCACAACCCTGA
- the LOC134876771 gene encoding heme transporter FLVCR2-like produces the protein MPQKMNSKDNHANSELGLEEWLLSNAAKDCAFGLTSLQCTPGPLGSAISSGSRLDIQALHSELAELVPKTEPKLCKRRWIMLFLFSAVSASNAFTWLQYGIISNIFMRFYSIDSFAIDWLAMIYLLTYIPLILPVLWLLKNRGIREVVLVGSAFNCIGAWIKTSSASPNLFLVTFFGQFMCSVSTVFLLGIPSYLASVWFGEREVSTACSIGVLGNQVCLNILSKVTDHIVWQLSVDNAAALDSRAT, from the coding sequence ATGCCGCAAAAGATGAATTCGAAAGACAACCATGCAAATTCTGAACTTGGTCTTGAAGAATGGCTGCTTTCCAATGCTGCAAAAGACTGCGCTTTTGGCCTCACTTCTCTGCAGTGCACTCCAGGACCTTTGGGCAGTGCCATCTCCAGCGGGTCACGGTTAGACATCCAGGCTTTACACAGTGAACTCGCTGAGCTGGTCCCCAAGACTGAGCCCAAACTTTGTAAACGTCGCTGGATCATGCTGTTTCTCTTCAGCGCTGTGTCAGCCAGCAATGCCTTCACGTGGCTTCAGTACGGCATTATAAGCAACATTTTCATGCGCTTCTACAGCATTGACTCATTTGCCATTGACTGGTTGGCCATGATCTACTTGCTCACTTACATTCCTCTCATTCTACCCGTCCTGTGGCTCCTGAAAAATAGGGGAATCCGGGAAGTCGTCTTGGTTGGATCAGCTTTTAACTGCATTGGTGCTTGGATAAAAACGAGTAGTGCCAGTCCCAATCTGTTCCTAGTCACATTTTTTGGCCAGTTCATGTGCTCGGTATCCACTGTCTTCCTCCTTGGTATTCCCTCTTACCTTGCCTCAGTGTGGTTCGGTGAGAGAGAGGTTTCCACTGCTTGTTCCATAGGAGTCCTGGGAAACCAGGTTTGTCTTAATATCTTATCTAAAGTCACGGACCACATAGTGTGGCAGCTGTCTGTAGATAATGCAGCTGCACTGGATTCCAGAGCCACATAG
- the LOC134876594 gene encoding heme transporter FLVCR2-like isoform X2, giving the protein MTEKQPLGDTKPNDDDTKGDLVKQEGGDAVLQAEDPGQLDGHGAVQPTGLYKRRWMIVLLFSSYSLCNSFQWIQYGIINNIFMKFYSVDAFTIDWMSMIYMLTYIPFIFPVTWLLDKKGLRVIALVATALNCAGTWIKVASVKPNLFPVTFLGQFCCSFAQVFILGMPSRIASVWFGSEEVSTACSIGVFGNQLGIAIGFLVPPILVPNVDDMDELAHHISIMFYITAAVATLLFILVIIVFQERPKLPPTQAQATARSIPPEQYSYTASVLRLLRNRPFILLIITYGLNVGCFYAVGTLLNRMIIEHYPGEEVNAGRIGLTIVIAGMVGSLICGIWLDKTKTYKQTTFAVYFMSLVGMIIYAATLSLGHLWVVFITAGALGFFMTGYLPLGFEFAVELTYPESEGTSSGLLNCSAQVFGIIFTISQGKIIDSFGTLAGNIFLCVFLLIGTVMTGLIKSDLRRQNANLLAKAAGPSDYLNGSVASSSIIEEAKL; this is encoded by the exons ATGACCGAGAAACAACCTTTAGGAGACACCAAACCAAACGACGATGATACCAAGGGAGACCTTGTCAAACAGGAGGGGGGTGACGCGGTGCTGCAAGCCGAAGACCCAGGTCAGCTGGACGGTCATGGAGCCGTGCAACCCACCGGTCTGTACAAACGACGCTGGATGATCGTCCTTCTGTTCAGCTCATATTCACTGTGCAACTCTTTTCAATGGATACAGTACGGCATCATCAACAACATCTTTATGAAGTTCTACAGCGTGGATGCCTTCACCATAGACTGGATGTCCATGATCTACATGCTGACATACATTCCCTTCATCTTCCCGGTGACCTGGCTCCTGGACAAAAAGGGGCTCCGGGTCATCGCGCTGGTGGCCACCGCGCTTAACTGTGCAGGCACGTGGATCAAAGTGGCCAGCGTCAAACCCAACCTGTTCCCCGTCACCTTTCTGGGACAGTTCTGCTGCTCGTTTGCGCAGGTGTTTATCCTCGGTATGCCGTCGAGGATCGCTTCTGTGTGGTTCGGCTCAGAGGAAGTGTCCACGGCCTGCTCCATCGGAGTCTTCGGGAATCAG CTGGGTATTGCCATCGGGTTCCTTGTGCCTCCTATCCTGGTTCCGAATGTGGACGACATGGACGAGCTGGCTCACCATATCAGCATTATGTTCTACATCACAGCAGCAGTGGCTACCTTACTCTTCATCCTCGTGATCATTG TCTTCCAGGAGCGTCCTAAACTTCCTCCGACTCAGGCCCAGGCCACAGCTCGAAGCATCCCACCTGAGCAGTACTCGTACACGGCTTCTGTCCTCAGGCTGCTCCGCAACCGGcccttcatcctcctcatcatcacatACG GTTTGAATGTTGGATGTTTCTATGCTGTCGGCACCCTGCTAAACCGCATGATCATTGAGCATTACCCT GGAGAAGAGGTGAATGCTGGGAGAATAGGCCTCACCATTGTCATTGCGGGGATGGTTGGCTCCCTGATTTGTGGCATTTGGCTGGACAAAACTAAAACCTACAA ACAGACAACCTTTGCTGTGTACTTCATGTCTCTGGTGGGGATGATCATCTATGCTGCTACACTCAGTCTGGGACACCTCTGGGTGGTCTTCATCACTGCTGGAGCTCTCGg GTTCTTCATGACTGGCTACCTGCCGCTGGGCTTTGAGTTTGCGGTCGAGCTGACATACCCAGAGTCCGAGGGAACCTCATCCGGACTCCTCAACTGTTCAGCACAG GTGTTTGGCATTATTTTCACCATCAGCCAGGGGAAGATCATCGACAGCTTCGGCACTCTGGCAGGAAacatcttcctctgtgtttttcttctaatCGGCACAGTGATGACTG GCCTAATCAAGTCTGATCTGCGGAGACAAAATGCAAACCTGTTGGCCAAAGCAGCA GGACCTTCCGACTATCTCAATGGGAGCGTGGCATCATCGTCTATCATCGAAGAAGCCAAGCTTtag
- the batf gene encoding basic leucine zipper transcriptional factor ATF-like: MAQGSDSNDTSYKSPSPGSRPSSSDDAKKVMRREKNRIAAQKSRMRQTQKADSLHLESENLEKENAALKKEVKQLTEEAKYLSSVLSSHEPLCTGLAPQTPELLYPPHHSSYHHQHITVPHYQH, from the exons ATGGCTCAGGGCTCTGACAGCAATGACACAAGTTACAAGTCCCCATCACCTGGAAGCAGGCCG AGTTCCTCAGATGACGCGAAGAAGGTGATGCGGAGAGAGAAGAACCGGATCGCTGCTCAGAAGAGCAGGATGAGGCAAACTCAGAAAGCTGACAGCCTGCACTTG GAGAGTGAGAACCTGGAGAAGGAGAACGCTGCCCTGAAGAAGGAGGTGAAGCAGCTGACGGAGGAGGCCAAGTATCTGTCCTCAGTGTTGAGCAGCCATGAGCCTCTGTGCACCGGCCTTGCCCCTCAGACCCCCGAGCTCCTCTACCCTCCTCACCACAGCAGCTACCACCACCAGCACATCACCGTACCACACTACCAGCACTGA